From the Sediminispirochaeta bajacaliforniensis DSM 16054 genome, the window CGGTCTTTGCTTTTCCTTTCAGCTTGTCGAAGATATTCCCACCGGCGCTTTCGACATACCCGTGGAATATGTTGTCGCGGGAGAAGATCAGGAAGAGAAATGGTGAGATCGCAGCCGTTCGACAAAGGCCCTGCATGAACCTTCGGGATCGATCAGACTCAGGCAGGGACATACCAGAGCCCTGCGCAAGGTTGCGTTTTTCAGAAAGCGCATCAGCCACGAAAGGGTTTTGAGATATTCATTCTGACGATCGGGATGGCTTGCAATCACAAAAAGCAAATGGACAGGCTGATTGTCGACAGCATCGAAACAGATCCCCTCATGGCATATACCGAGTCCAACGGAAACCCGCCCAACCCCCTCGAACTTTCCATGGG encodes:
- a CDS encoding PTS sugar transporter subunit IIA → MQQMRRAVTREQIPELLAAGGYFAGIKGFPHFDSPICRITQKDKFEAIREVVERCQVFSEIVNKEGFIDAVCQRERLQSTGIGHGVAIAHGKFEGVGRVSVGLGICHEGICFDAVDNQPVHLLFVIASHPDRQNEYLKTLSWLMRFLKNATLRRALVCPCLSLIDPEGSCRAFVERLRSHHFSS